The Anticarsia gemmatalis isolate Benzon Research Colony breed Stoneville strain chromosome 29, ilAntGemm2 primary, whole genome shotgun sequence genome window below encodes:
- the LOC142985261 gene encoding uncharacterized protein LOC142985261 produces MNDKTVDLNYAESWVSRPDVCRCCLSASGTWDVTASYVTENGQKEVYSEILQECFGITLSYLLQFGPSRMVCQLCVGHLRDANNFRKQVTQAEQLFDEYCTRSRLTFKPVVLNIAEDALEKDLDNISNSSKADSVDRTIDALTESNQITRRGTVKKRKRSSTIQKKEIAVAKEGELEMDTPLSVILEKNHSVFNVASDGIDSVGRKCFIYTRPQNDTKQVSERRRVMVTCETILKDTTACPFRHHKSWFQCFFCQQEFMEINLLRSHTQTTHSNIDDELKKIKRYPRSLQIEITNLECRECHLSLTDVSSMRGHLVDVHKKVIYKECIADYKVNGSPYSCHLCGLQFHVFRSLTTHLNEHYANCICDVCGKSFLNSKRLKVHKRTHESGHFPCSECGKVLKTKTSITNHMESAHSKRVIKCQICLKPMKHYNDRIKHMSEVHNITHKFKCPICDREYNIKHYLATHIRQTHGHKNKKCIDCGMGFITNHALKKHMLKHTGIKPFSCSICCKSYARSHSLRDHMRAHDNEKVLVNE; encoded by the exons atgaATGATAAAACGGTTGATCTAAATTATGCTGAGAGCTGGGTCTCGAGGCCTGATGTCTGTCGTTGTTGTTTGTCTGCTAGTGGTACGTGGGACGTTACAGCATCGTATGTTACCGAGAATGGACAAAAAGAGGTTTATTCTGAAATATTACAAGAATGTTTTGGTATAACG CTCTCCTACCTACTACAGTTCGGTCCAAGCAGGATGGTATGTCAACTATGTGTAGGTCACTTGCGAGATGCCAACAACTTCCGCAAGCAAGTCACACAAGCAGAACAACTATTTGACGAATACTGCACTAGAAGCAgac tgaCTTTCAAGCcagtagttttaaatattgccGAAGATGCATTGGAGAAAGACTTGGACAATATAAGCAATTCTAGCAAAGCAGACAGTGTAG ATAGAACAATAGATGCATTAAcagaatcaaatcaaattaccAGAAGAGGGACAgttaaaaagagaaaaagatCTTCTACAATACAAAAGAAAGAGATAGCAGTAGCAAAAGAGGGGGAGCTCGAGATGGACACGCCTCTTTCTGTCATATTGGAGAAGAATCATTCTGTTTTTAATGTTGCAAGTGATGGTATTGATAGTGTTGGAcgtaaat GCTTCATCTACACAAGGCCACAGAACGACACGAAGCAAGTATCCGAGCGGCGACGCGTCATGGTGACCTGTGAGACCATCCTAAAAGACACCACAGCCTGCCCCTTTAGACACCATAAAAGCTGGTTCCAATGTTTCTTCTGCCAACAAGAATTCATGGAAATCAACCTCCTTAGAAGCCACACACAAACTACCCATTCAAACATAGAcgacgaattaaaaaaaataaaacgctaCCCACGTTCCCTCCAAATTGAAATTACAAATCTCGAATGCCGCGAATGTCATTTGAGTTTGACAGATGTCAGTTCGATGCGCGGCCATCTTGTGGATGTGCATAAGAAAGTTATATACAAAGAATGTATAGctgattacaaagttaatggtAGTCCTTATTCTTGTCACCTATGTGGCTTACAATTCCATGTTTTCAGGTCTTTAACAACTCACTTAAACGAGCATTATGCTAACTGCATATGTGATGTATGCGGCAAATCGTTTTTGAATTCTAAACGATTAAAAGTACATAAACGAACGCACGAAAGCGGCCATTTTCCTTGCTCCGAATGCGGGAAAGTACTCAAAACTAAGACTTCTATAACAAATCATATGGAAAGTGCTCATTCGAAGCGAGTTATCAAATGCCAAATATGTTTAAAACCTATGAAACATTACAATGATAGAATAAAGCATATGTCGgaagtacataatatcactcaTAAGTTTAAATGTCCTATTTGCGACcgagaatataatattaagcatTATTTAGCTACTCATATAAGACAGACTCACGGCCATAAGAATAAAAAGTGTATTGACTGCGGCATGGGGTTTATAACCAACCACGCTTTAAAGAAACATATGTTAAAACATACAGGAATAAAACCTTTTTCATGTAGTATTTGTTGTAAAAGTTATGCTAGGAGTCACTCATTGAGGGATCATATGAGGGCACATGATAATGAAAAGGTTTTGGTGAATGAATAA
- the LOC142985103 gene encoding uncharacterized protein LOC142985103: MSLRNVEIKAKVTDYDNICKIAEELSGKPAEIINQDDTFYIVNDGRLKLRTYKDSSATLVRYNRDDEGGPKLSNYELLDLDSVKAKVLDAMLRKSLGIRGRVIKERKLYMVDQTRIHIDTVHDLGQYMELEIVLKPDQTLEEGQAIAKDLQTKLGVKDEDLIACAYVDLLDKKNN; this comes from the exons ATGTCTCTCCGCAACGTAGAAATCAAAGCTAAGGTCACAGACTACGATAACATCTGCAAAATAGCGGAAGAATTGAGCGGGAAACCGGCAGAAATCATAAACCAGGATGACACATTTTATATCGTCAACGATGGTCGTTTGAAGCTAAGGACGTATAAAGATTCCTCCGCGACCCTTGTGAGGTACAACCGGGATGACGAAGGAGGTCCTAAACTCAGTAATTACGAGTTATTAGACCTGGATAGTGTAAAAGCGAAAGTTCTGGATGCTATGTTAAGAAAATCGTTAGGTATTCGTGGTAGAGTGATAAAGGAACg CAAACTATACATGGTAGACCAAACTCGCATCCACATAGACACAGTACATGACCTTGGCCAGTACATGGAActagaaatagttttaaaaccagACCAGACTCTCGAAGAAGGTCAGGCAATAGCTAAAGACTTGCAGACAAAACTTGGAGTTAAGGATGAAGACCTTATTGCATGTGCCTATGTTGACttgttagataaaaaaaataactga